The following proteins are encoded in a genomic region of Brachypodium distachyon strain Bd21 chromosome 1, Brachypodium_distachyon_v3.0, whole genome shotgun sequence:
- the LOC104582245 gene encoding uncharacterized protein LOC104582245 has product MHEVYVATDRPCRYPEQVLVAGDPPALGMLSGRHANLSADCVEVMVAAHAADAGKGTAESGGRQTGGTKPEEPTFTTRPVPAWVQPIMSYLNDGSLPTEEVSARQIQRRAKAYTIINGELYKRSVTSVLR; this is encoded by the coding sequence ATGCACGAGGTTTATGTGGCCACTGACCgcccttgcaggtacccagaACAGGTGTTGGtggccggagatccccctgcTCTCGGCATGCTAAGCGGCCGACATGCCAACCTCTCCGCTGACTgcgtggaggtcatggtggcAGCACATGCCGCCGATGCTGGCAAGGGCACCGCTGAGAGTGGAGGTAGACAAACCGGAGGAACCAAACCGGAGGAACCAACCTTCACTACTCGTCCCGTGCCGGCCTGGGTTCAGCCAATCATGTCTTACCTTAACGACGGCAGTCTGCCGACAGAAGAGGTGTCGGCCAGGCAGattcaaagaagagcaaaggcgtacaccatcatcaacgGCGAGCTTTACAAGAGGAGTGTCACTAGTGTCTTGCGGTGA